The genomic interval AGTTCGTCCCACTCATCCTTTGTCATTCGGAATCACCGATTATTCGGCACGGTGTAGCAACCGGATGGCACCCCGCTGGTAGACCGCGCGGCATGAGGGTGTGTTCGATACCGGGAACGGCGACGGTCCGCTCCGCACTGACCGGTTGAATCTCGGCGCCGATCTCGATCTTGCGTCCATCCAGGGGCTGCCCGTCCTCGAATACCTAGTGTTTCGTCCCGCCGAGAAAGGAACCGCGATGCGATCAGGACACCAACCTCTCGCTGCTCTGGCCACAGTGTTCATCGCCGCAGCGGCCAGCACACTGCCCCAGGCGGACGCTACGCCATGGCCGATGGCGCCAATCCAACATGCGGCTGCGGGACCCTCGGGGGCGAAACTGACGATCGATCCGGACAAGGTTCGCATCCAGTCCGACACCAGCAAGCTCAAGGTGGGAGGCACTTACACCTGTACACAGAAAGGTGAAACCAACCGTATCTCGATCCGCGGCAAGCAGCCGACGATCCAGCCAGATTTCGTAGGTTACACCGCCACGTGGGTCTCCTGCCCAGGCACCGATCAGCCGTGGGAAGCCACCATGACGCCGATCAAAGACCTCTACCGCACAGAACAGTACGGCAACTGGAAGCCCGGTTACTGGGCCGACATTTCCGCCTCGCTGACCGTCCGGAAAGGAAAGATCGGCGACTATTTGGAATCTGCCAAGGCCGAGCCCTACGGCGGCTATTTGAGGATGGAAGGCGACTGACCCTGCGACGCAGGTATTAGCTAACTTGCCACCGTATCCGCGCCTCGCTTCCACACCTGCAACCCACGTCCATGCGACTGCTTGTGGTGCTAGCAGAAGTCCCCGGTCGAACGTTCCGGGATCGGCAGTTCGTATTCAGCCCGCCGAGTTGATCCCCGGGGTGTGGTCTTCGGGGTTGCCACCTGGCGGGTTCGAACGCGTGCCACGCGACGCGACCTCAGCGGTAGTTGTAGCGGCGACGCTCTTCCCTTGATGCAACATCCGGGCGACCCATCCGCCGACCCCCGTGTTGACGAAGTAAGTTCGGGCGCCTCGCCCCTCTGACGTGATGGACTCAACGATTGGGAGTGTGTTGATGCAGAAGATCACCAGGCGCGCCATTGCTGGTTCGGGTGTCGCGATGGGTGCGTTCCTTGCCCTCCTAGGCGGCGCGGAGGCGAATGCGAAAAGGACCCAGTACTCCAGATCACCGATGTGCAATTCGTGTCCGCCGAACAAATCGATGTCGCCGTCAAGTACGTATGTGCGGGAAATGAGGCCGCCGCGGTGAACGCCAGGGTGGCGGAGAATCCGGAAGACCTTGCGAAGTCTCAAACCGTGGGGGTTGCCCACGACATCGTGATCTGCGATTCACAGGATCATGAGACGACCATCCCGGTGTCACCGGAACAGGGCGAGAAGTTTCACACCGACGGACGCTGGACCGTCGCATCCGCCCTCGTAAATGATCAGAAGAACCCGGTCGCGCTGGCCGTGGGAGAGTTTGCCGGCACCGAGGGGTAGCGGCGGAAGGCCGCTGCGCGAACGCGATACACGTCTACAGCGGGTGGCTACCTGCCCGATAATCGGCAATATGGTGCGTTGCCGACGGTGAAATGACTCATGACCTCTACTCGTTGATCTTCCGGACTGCGCTGGCCGCTTCGGATCGATCGATCATCCCAGGAATCTGGTAGGTGCATCAGCGGGCGGTCACTGAACCGCTGTGAACCTATGCGAGAACGCGGTATCGAAGGTGTGCCTCGCTGGCGAATGCCGATGTTTCGACACGCTCCAGCTTGATGCGCTTACGCAGACCGGTGAACAGTGAAATCCCTTCTCCGAGCAGGATCGGCACGACGTGCAGCTGGATCTCGTCGACCAGCCCGAGTTCGAGGCATTGCCTCGAGATGCTGCCGCCCAACAGGCTGACCCACCTGTCCCCCGCGGCCCGTTTGGCGGATTCAACAGCCTGTGCGATGTCGTCGACGACAAATGTATATGTGACGCCGTCCTTTTCGATCGGCTCATGAGCACTGTGGGTCATCAGGAACACTGGCACCCCGAGCATGCCCCCGTAGGGAACTTCTCCCGCGTCTATGGTCTGCGCCCTGTTCGCGCCTCCGACGATGGCGCCGAGCTCTTGGGTGACCCTGTTGACGACGTCTTCGTCGCCGGGGGCCGACGGGAATCCGTTCATCCAATCGACCCCTCCGTCCACGTCGGCCATGAATCCATCCAGGGTCACAGTCGCGTGAATGATCACTTTCGCCATTGCTACTCCTCGGGCACGTGAGAGGTGAGTCATTCGACTCACCTCTCTGAGAGTAGCGACCAGATAGTCGTGAGTCAACCGACTCACCTTTACGTCATAATGGTTCGCATGCCACGCGAACCCTCTGCGTACCACCGACAAATCGCCGCCGACAACCGTGCGGCGATACTCGACGCCGCCGCCGAGCTGTTCCTCGAACTCGGCTACGACCGGACGTCATTGGCCCGGGTCGCCGAGTGCGCCGACGTCTCGAAGGCGACATTGTTCAAACAGTTTCCGACCAAGGCGGAGCTCTTCGAGGCAACGGTGCTCGCCGCGGGCGACTCGCCGGACACCGAGCCGTTGGAGCCGCCGTCCGGCGATTTCCATGCGGGCCTGGTCAGTCTCGGAACGGCGTATGCGGAGCTGTTGTCCCGGCCCCGAATAGCGGACTTGATGCGGGCTGTGATCGCCGAGTCCGCAAGGTTCCCCGAACTGCGCAATCGGACTTTCGATTTCGGCACGATGCCCGTCCTGGCGGCGCTCCGGCGCTTCTTCCAGGCGGCGAACGCAGCAGGAACCGCGAATGTGAACGACCTCGACGTAGCAGCGGCGCAGTTCCTCGGCATGATCGCCACCGTCGTGTTCTGGCCCCGCCTCGTCCACGGCAACTGGTCGCTTACCAGCGAGGAAACGCGCCACACCGTAGACGAAGCCGCTCGTACGATCGTCGCACGCTACTCCCTATCCAGATGAACGTATGCAAACTTGACAATCACCTACGGCCGCACGGAGATCCGTGCGGCCGTAGGTGACCAGTCGGGACGATGATCCAGCCGCTAACGGGATGCCGGGACCAGTTGTCGGCGTCGGGGTGCTCGGAGAAGGCGTCCGCCTCGACGCACCCGTTCTCAGTGGCCGACTCCTGCCCCTCAGCCTCGCGGTATTGCCGAGTCACCCAACACGCGCGCCCACGTTTCGTGTGATGGATATGAACCATCACAGTTGCGCGTTCGATGTGGAGGCTAGAGTCGCCGCGGGCGGTGAGCTAACCGGCCGTTGACTCTTCCTGCTCCGGAAAGCGGAAGCGCTTCACGTCTCATATGCGAAGCGCTTCCGCCGGGGCCATGGCACCGTGTTTACAGTTCGCGCACTGTGCCATTCGGGTCGATATCCCACGCCTTGGCGGTGGTAGGGGGCGAGGTCTTGATGTTGCTCGGCCGGACAGGTGTAGTCCCGGCCAGCCAGACGCGTTGGGCGCGGAAGTCGTAGCCGTCCTGTTCGGCTGGTTCGAAGTCGAACTCGACGTGTTCGCCTGCGATGAAGTGCCGTCGGTCCGACATCACCGAGGTGAACGACGCCCAACACCCGCCAGGCGTAGCCGGGGAGTCGACCACACCCCAGCCTTCCTCAACATGCCACTCCCTGATCGTTCCCGCAACCCTCATCATTCCTCCCGTTGTGGCACTGGAATTTTGCTTGCATTCGTATTGGCAGGTTCTCGTATCAGGCGCCAGCCGCGCCTTGTGATTGCCACGGCAACGGCAGCTGCGATTGCCGCACCCGCGAAAATGGCGGCGACACCCAGAATCCACGGGCTAGGTGTCCCGTTCAGCTCAGCTAACGGGGTTCCGGTAGTAACCGCCGAAAAACCAACGGATATGGCGTAGCCGCAGCGCGACTGCCGGTGAGGTCCGGTTCGGCCTCCGGTGGAGGCGGACTACTGGTTTGCTTGTCTCCCAGCGCTATTGGTTGGTGTGGGAGGTCGGTTTCGTGGCGACGCGGGTGTTCGCGGATGAGGAGTTGGCGCGTCTGCGGGAGTTCCCGGAGATCGGCCGTGAGGAGCTGTTCCGGTTCTTCACGCTCTCGCCGGCGGATCTGGCGTTCGTCGATCCGGGGCGCGGGCGTGGTCCGGCTGATCGGCTCGGTATCGCGATCGCGTTGTGCACGTTGCCGTGGCCGGGGTTCGTGCCCGATCGCGTGGTGAGCGCCCCGCCGGTCGCGGTGGCCAGGTTGGCCGATCCGCAGCTTGTCGGCGGGTGCTGCCCGCCCACTGGCGTCCGGAGTGCCAGCTGATCACCCGCCACACCCGGCCAGTGGGAGCCCGATATATGCAGAAGTCAGGACTTACTGCGTGCGAAAAGAATCGCTTGCTGAGCTTTCGCATCCGGGTCGAGCAGCATCTGGGCCTCGACCACGAATCCGGCATCGTGCAGCCAGGATGCCACCTGGTCCGGCTGGCGGCGGTGGACATGGACCTTCATCGGGTGACCGCCGTAGCCCTCCGTCTTCAACAGCGACTCGTCGCCGACGTGAAACAGGAGTTGCAACGGTCCGCCGGGACGCAATGCTCGGTGGAAGCGCTCGAATACAGTCGGCACCTCGTCGTCTGGGATGTGGATCAACGACTGCCAGGCGAGCAGGCCGGCCACCGAAGCGACGGGCAGGTCCAGTTCCGTCATCGAGCCCACCTCGAACCGCAGGCCGGGGTGGTCGCGCCGGGCCACGTCGATCATCGCCGGGGAGAGGTCGATACCGAAGGCGTCGACACCGAGCTTATGCAGGTGGGCGGTGACTTCACCGGGGCCGCAGCCGACGTCCGCGACCGGTCCGCCGCCAGCGGCCCGCACGCTGTCGGCGAACAACGCCAGAGCCGCGCGAAGGTACTGGTGTCCGGCGAGGGCGCCGCGCACTTGGTCGGCATAGCTGACCGCGACCGTGTCATAAGAGGTTCGGGTGTCGGCCAACCAGTCATCCGTGATCATGACCCGCACGATATTCCATGATCGCGGCGGACTCTGCGCTACCCGGGAACGACGAAGGTGCCTCCACCCGGCCGCGTGGAGGCACCGGTAGGCAGGACGGCATTGCTCATTGCGCGGGCCCCGAGAGACCTTGGCCGACTCTGTCATCCGGTGGCGTGGGCATCGGTGACTGCGGCGACCCTAACGTGCCGGGGGCGTTGATTTCGATGCGTAGGTGGGCGTGATACACCCACCCAAGCCCTGGCAGCGGCACCGCCGCACCTGGTTTCGCGCCTTGCCAGGGTGTGCGGCACCCAGGCGGGCCGCGACCTGTTCGCGCTGTCAGGACCTGGACAGAATCGAGTCATGCATTCGAAGAACACCATCGACAGAGCAGACGTAGTCGGCATGTGGGTGACCGGCGACGGGCACATCCGGCAGGAATTGCGCGCCGACGGTCGCTACGACGAAGCCCGGGGCTCGCGCCGCAGCGCCTACACCGGCCGTTACACGGTGACCGGAAATCATCTGGACTACATCGACGACCTCGGTTTCACCGCGACCGGGGAGATCCGCGACGGCGTGCTGTACCACGAGCACCTCGTCCTGTACCGCCAGGACCGAGCGTCATGACCTAGACCGAGACGGTGCTGATCACCGGAGCCAGGGTCGAGTGGTCAGTGACCGATGGTGTCCAGTTCGGCCACATCCTCATCGGAGAGGAGGAGCCCGGCTCCGGCGATGTTCTCGCGCAGGTGAGCGATGGACGACGTGCCGGGGATGAGCAGGATGTTCGGCGAGCGCTGCATCAGCCAAGCCAACGCGATCGACATGGGCGTCGCCGCCAGTCGGTTCGCGACCCGTGAGAGAGCCTCGGACTGCAGCGGCGTGAAGCCTCCCAGTGGGAAGAACGGCACGTAGGCGATGCCATCGGCGGCGAGGTGGTCGACCAGGTCGTCGTCGTGGCGATGGGCGAGGTTGTACATGTTCTGTACACACACGATCGGGGCGATGCTGCGCGCTTGGGCGACCTGCGTGCCGGTGACGTTGCTGACGCCGAGGTGGCGGATGAGTCCCTCTTGCTGAAGGCCGGCAAGCGTCTCGAATGCTTCGGTGATCGAGCCGGGCTGGGGGCCCTGCGCGTCGCCCATACGCATGTTGACCAGGTCGAGGGTCTCGACTCCGAGCGATTGGAGGTTCTCATGGACCTGCTTGCGCAGCTCTTCGGGGCGCCGGGCGGTGGGCCAGCCGCCCTGGGCGTCGCGGGTGGCACCGACCTTGGTGGCGATGAACAGCGATTCCGGGTAGGGGTGCAGCGCTTCGCGGATCAACTCGTTCGTGATGTGCGGCCCGTAGGCGTCACTGGTGTCGATGTGGGTGATCCCGAGGCTGATCGCCTCACGCAGCACGGCCAGGGCGCCGTCGTGGTCGGCGGGCGGGCCCATGACCCACGGGCCGGCGAGTTGCATTGCGCCGTAGCCGAATCGGGTGACGGGCGAGTCACCCAGCGTCCAGGTTCCACCGGGAAGAGGTGTGCGGGGCGTGTTCATCGTGGTGCCTTTCACTTCATGCCAGGGGTGGTGTCTCCAGCCCCCTTGCACCAGTATTGGAGAGGAACTTCCTGCCGGGAAGTAGGCACTTTGAAGTGCGTAACAACCCAGAAGGCGAGAGGCGAAATCAGGTGGCAACGACGAAGGCCGGCGAAAAAGCGCAAGCCAAGGCGGAGTACAACGCGTTTCTGGCGGTGTGCCCCAGCCGTCAGCTGCTCGACCGGATCTCAGACAAGTGGGTCGTGCTGATCCTGTGTGCATTGGGCGGTGACACATCCGCACAGTCCGGTGCATCGCCCACTCCGAAGGCGATGCGCTACTCCGAGCTGGCTCGGCTATTGGTTGGCGTCAGCCAGAAGATGCTGACCCAGACCCTGCGTGCTCTCGAACGTGACGGCTTGCTCATCCGCACCGTGACACCCACGGTCCCGGTCACCGTCACCTACGAGCTGACCGACCTCGGACTTTCACTCCACCACCTGACACGCGGGCTCAGGCAGTGGGCCCAAACCCATATGGAACAAGTCCTCGCCCATCGCGAGAGCCACGACTCGCGAGCCTCCTAGCATCGCAGCGTTCCCCGGCTCCGCCACCGGACCGACTGCAGCGGACAAGGGCCAAGTCGAGCCCGCATTCGCCTCGATTCCGCGGGCCCGCGCGAGTCAGGGCGTCTCGATCGGATGGACTCGCCGCGGGATGGGCTGTGATCGGGTGGTCAGGGCACGATGCGGGCGACTGCTCCGGTTTCCAGTGCTGTCCACACCGCGCCGTCGGGTCCGACGGTGATGCCGTGTGGTTCGGATACCGTTGCGGGCAGGTCGAATTCGGTGATGGCGCCGGTGGGGTCGATTCGTCCGAGGCGGTTGGTTCCCCATTCGGTGAACCAGCAGTCACCGGAGGGCAGCGCGGTGATGGCGTGGGGTTTCGCTGTCGGGTCGGGCAATGGGAACGTGTTGATCGTGCCGTTGGGAGCGATGTTGCCGATCCGGCCGGCGGCGATATCGACGAACCATACTGCGTCCGGGCCGCTGGTGATACCTACCGGTGCGCCGGAGTCAGGTAGCGAGTACCGGGTGATGTCGCCGCCGAGGTCGATACGGCCGATGGCGCCGGCCTGGTTGAGGGTGAACCACAGTGCGCCGTCGGGTCCGCGGGTGATCATGGAGGGGAATCCGCCCGGCACCGGGAGGTCGTAGTGGGTGATCCGGCCGTCGGGGGTGCGGCGGCCGATCCGGTCGGTGTTCATTTCGGTGAACCACATGGCCTCGTCCGGACCTGGACAGATACCGAAAGGTCCACTGCCCGACGGTAATTCGAACGCCGTCACGACACCGTCAGTGGTGATACGCCCGATGTGGTCGTCGCCGGTTCGGGTGAACCACAACGCGTCGTCCATACCCGCGATGATGATCGTCGGTCGGCATCCTCGGGGACCTGCCGAATAGCGGTCGAGCACACCGTCGACGGTGAGTCGAGCGATTTCGCCGCTGTGGACCAGGGTGATCCGGAGCGCGCCGTCGGGTCCTGCGGTGATTCCGTAGGGGCCCGCCGCGGCGTCGGCCACGGAGAACTCCTGGACGATGCGATTGTCGGCTCCGTGCGTCATAGGCGCTCCCTTTCACTCGGCAGCAGCGCCGACCTGGCGTATCAGGTCGGCGATGATCACGGCGAGTCCGGCAGGCCGGGTCATCGGCAGGATGTGCCCGGCGTCTCGATCATCTGCGCTGCGGCGCAGTCGATTCGGTATGTCGGTAGATCTGTCGTGTGCGCTCGGCTCAGCGTAGATCGCTCTGCACGACCATGTTCCAAGCTGGCCAATTCAAATACACCATGACGCGTTTTTGAATACACGCCTGGCTTAGATACGCTCGGCCCACATCGAAGGAGGAGTAACCGGTGAGTGAACGCCGCGAGGCTCGGTCAGGACCAGGACGTCCGCGGGACCCGCAACTGGACGACCAGGTGCTGCGAGCCACCCAGGAATTGCTGGTGGAACAAGGTTTTCAAGCCACCACCATTCAGGGGGTCGCGCGCCGGGCCGGGGTCGTCGCCACCTCCATCTACCGGAGATGGCCGAACAAGACCCACCTCGTCGAAGACGCGATCTTCGCCCTCGACGCTGGTGTCGTCCCGCAGGCGACGGGAGATATCGAAGCCGATCTGCTCGCGTGGACCCGCCTGTTCTTCACCGCCGCTACCCATCCCGCGGCCAGATCCGGCATCCCCGGCCTGCTGTCGGCCTATCACGACGACGAGCAGAGCTACCGCAGGTTGCGCGAACGCGGCGAGGGCCTGGCCCGCGCCGGGCTGCGCGCCACCATCGACGCGGCGATCGAGTCGGGTCAGGCATTGCCGGGCTGCGATCCCGACCTGATCTTCGAATTCCTGCGCGGCACAACCCTTTTGCGCGCCCTCACCCGCGGCGAGGAAGACGGCGAGCAGTTCTGCCGCCAAACCGCCGCCGCCTTGGTCACCCTGGCCACCCGACACGAAAGTACGACATGAGACCTCCCCGCCTGCTCCTGGCCGCGGCGGCCGTGCTGCTGGTGCCCTCCGCTCTCGGCGCCGCGGAACCCGCCGCCGCGGGAACCGTCCTGGAGAACCGCGACCTCGCCGACACCGCCGTCGCCCGCGCCGTCTGCGCGGGCGATGCACTACCCGAACCGGGCCTGCAGGGCGATGTCCCGGCCGCCGACCGCGACAGCGGCCGCAGCACCCAGGGCTACCGGTGCAACATCAGCCGCATCGGCAACTACGCGGGACGCGGC from Nocardia goodfellowii carries:
- a CDS encoding dihydrofolate reductase family protein: MAKVIIHATVTLDGFMADVDGGVDWMNGFPSAPGDEDVVNRVTQELGAIVGGANRAQTIDAGEVPYGGMLGVPVFLMTHSAHEPIEKDGVTYTFVVDDIAQAVESAKRAAGDRWVSLLGGSISRQCLELGLVDEIQLHVVPILLGEGISLFTGLRKRIKLERVETSAFASEAHLRYRVLA
- a CDS encoding TetR/AcrR family transcriptional regulator, whose product is MPREPSAYHRQIAADNRAAILDAAAELFLELGYDRTSLARVAECADVSKATLFKQFPTKAELFEATVLAAGDSPDTEPLEPPSGDFHAGLVSLGTAYAELLSRPRIADLMRAVIAESARFPELRNRTFDFGTMPVLAALRRFFQAANAAGTANVNDLDVAAAQFLGMIATVVFWPRLVHGNWSLTSEETRHTVDEAARTIVARYSLSR
- a CDS encoding class I SAM-dependent methyltransferase, with translation MITDDWLADTRTSYDTVAVSYADQVRGALAGHQYLRAALALFADSVRAAGGGPVADVGCGPGEVTAHLHKLGVDAFGIDLSPAMIDVARRDHPGLRFEVGSMTELDLPVASVAGLLAWQSLIHIPDDEVPTVFERFHRALRPGGPLQLLFHVGDESLLKTEGYGGHPMKVHVHRRQPDQVASWLHDAGFVVEAQMLLDPDAKAQQAILFARSKS
- a CDS encoding Atu4866 domain-containing protein, with protein sequence MHSKNTIDRADVVGMWVTGDGHIRQELRADGRYDEARGSRRSAYTGRYTVTGNHLDYIDDLGFTATGEIRDGVLYHEHLVLYRQDRAS
- a CDS encoding aldo/keto reductase family oxidoreductase, giving the protein MNTPRTPLPGGTWTLGDSPVTRFGYGAMQLAGPWVMGPPADHDGALAVLREAISLGITHIDTSDAYGPHITNELIREALHPYPESLFIATKVGATRDAQGGWPTARRPEELRKQVHENLQSLGVETLDLVNMRMGDAQGPQPGSITEAFETLAGLQQEGLIRHLGVSNVTGTQVAQARSIAPIVCVQNMYNLAHRHDDDLVDHLAADGIAYVPFFPLGGFTPLQSEALSRVANRLAATPMSIALAWLMQRSPNILLIPGTSSIAHLRENIAGAGLLLSDEDVAELDTIGH
- a CDS encoding winged helix-turn-helix transcriptional regulator is translated as MRNNPEGERRNQVATTKAGEKAQAKAEYNAFLAVCPSRQLLDRISDKWVVLILCALGGDTSAQSGASPTPKAMRYSELARLLVGVSQKMLTQTLRALERDGLLIRTVTPTVPVTVTYELTDLGLSLHHLTRGLRQWAQTHMEQVLAHRESHDSRAS
- a CDS encoding Vgb family protein — translated: MTHGADNRIVQEFSVADAAAGPYGITAGPDGALRITLVHSGEIARLTVDGVLDRYSAGPRGCRPTIIIAGMDDALWFTRTGDDHIGRITTDGVVTAFELPSGSGPFGICPGPDEAMWFTEMNTDRIGRRTPDGRITHYDLPVPGGFPSMITRGPDGALWFTLNQAGAIGRIDLGGDITRYSLPDSGAPVGITSGPDAVWFVDIAAGRIGNIAPNGTINTFPLPDPTAKPHAITALPSGDCWFTEWGTNRLGRIDPTGAITEFDLPATVSEPHGITVGPDGAVWTALETGAVARIVP
- a CDS encoding TetR/AcrR family transcriptional regulator; translation: MSERREARSGPGRPRDPQLDDQVLRATQELLVEQGFQATTIQGVARRAGVVATSIYRRWPNKTHLVEDAIFALDAGVVPQATGDIEADLLAWTRLFFTAATHPAARSGIPGLLSAYHDDEQSYRRLRERGEGLARAGLRATIDAAIESGQALPGCDPDLIFEFLRGTTLLRALTRGEEDGEQFCRQTAAALVTLATRHESTT